The DNA sequence CACCAAGCACACAGTCAAGACAACACAGGACAGGCTTAGGGACCATACTGTAAATGTCCATGAGTGGTCCAGCCAGAACACAATGTTGAGAGACCTGATATCCAGGTGTACAAAGCTTGTTGCATGACTCCCAGAAAGACCCAAAATGTGATCACTGTTTCAAAAAAGTACTGAATTAATTGTCTGAATATTTATgtcaaagtaatatttcaatttttcttttaatttactgCAAACAATTTTTAgtaatctgttttcactttatcATTATGGGGTTCTGAGTGTTCActaaccagaaaaaaaaaataaattcagtaTAAggctgagacaaaaaaaaaaagtcatgaaaagTAAAGGCACTTTAATACTTTCTGGATGCACAATGTGTTAGTCATGATTTCTGTTACCCTATCAGGTCACCCCAAGACCAGAGCTTTCATCACCCATGGTGGCTCAAATGGGATTTATGAGGCCATCTACCACGGTGTCCCCATGGTGGGCATACCCCTGTTCGGTGACCAGCCAGACAACATGGTCCATATGAAGGCTAAAGGAGTTGCTACTACTGTGGAATTGAACTTTATGAAGACAGAGGACCTGAGAGATGCAATCAATACTGTCATCAATGACAAATCGTAAGTTCTCATATCTACCTACACAAGATACTGAAAAATCATTTTCTAGCAATTCTCTTCttgttcctttgttttttgGCAGGCTACACGTGTATTAAGGTATTACTGCTGTCTCTTACTAAAAGTGCTGCACAATTAATAAAGTTCACAATGCATCACAAGCTATTTATGTATTACCTCAATGAGAAAATGTGTACTGCTTGGTAGGTCTGTGTAATGGCCTGTTGAGAATCTGTgttcttaaaataaaacttaattcCTTATCATCCCCACTCTTGTGGAGGCAAAGAAACTTAAGTATAAAAATTCAAAAACCATAAAACATaattccacattttcacacttgtaTATCCGCGTTCATAGGTACAAGGAAAACGCCATGCGGCTGTCCAGTATCCACCATGACAGACCAGTGAGCCCTCTGGATGAGTCAGTATTCTGGATCGAGTTCACCATGAGAAACAAAGGGGCCCAGCACCTAAGGGTCCAGGCCCATGAGCTTACCTGGTACCAGTATCACAGCCTGGATGTCCTGGTCTTCCTCCTAACCATGGTTCTGCTCCTCATAATCATCTTCATCAAGACCTGCAGTTTCTGTTTACAGGTGTGCTGTGGCAGAAagggaaagacaaagagaaaggcTGAATAACTGACTTAATTCAAATGCAGCTGTCTAAAGCACagatgagtgaaaaaaaaacagtccactgaaaaacaaaacataaagctCATGGCTAtatgatgaaaaatgatgacGCAAATTACACTAATAGTGATTGGAAAAGTTAATTAACTAGGAAGTGAAAGATTATCTCAAGCTACACATTAATTTTCTCACGCTGTCTCACactttttcagccttttcttttctcccttaTAGTTTGTGCTATGATCTGATTACGAATCTTAAGCACCATCCTGCACATGAATTGTAAACTTGAACTGAATCCAGTGAATGTTCTGAtacctttctttctctcagcctGAGGAGGATATAAATTCTCTTGCCATATATTATGTTTATAcatgcatttgaaaataaagatggcagtttttttcccccagttgtCAAGTGCTTGCTCATAAAGAGTATGATCCAGGATGATTGGTTGTTTGCTCTCTTGTGGCACTGCAGTCCAGGACAGCCTTCCAACTAATCTATGCAGTCCATCCTCTAAAACAGGGTAAAGCTTGTAGATGGGACCAGTCTTTTTTAGGAGAAGACAGGGCAATACATCTTTAATTTAATATGTTAAATCATTGCTTCTGTCAaatcagcatgaaaacattGTGTACCGTGTAAATGGTTACATTACTGGGGTAATAATCTTGCACAAGATTGCACGTGACAAAGTGCAAAAGTCACTTAAGTTTGGTttgcacttttcttttgcatAAATATCTTCTGAATCATTCCCTCAGTTTAAAGGGAAGTTTTGGAGTGAACACTTACACATTAGCAGTGTTGGACTTGGTACTTTAAATTCTATAGGGTCACCTTTAATAACGGGTATTTCCCTTGGAGGTTAGCTTGCCTTTTGCAGTTGCATCACCAACATCTGTATCAATTAGTCCCAAAAGGGCTGGACTTCCGTGGCCACCCATACAGTGGCACCACCTACTGGCCGCTACTGAAATGGCTCCAACATTGtcttcaataaaaacaactgctgctgtGCTTGTTCAAAATGTGCCTGTTCAGAAAGAGTTGATTGCTTGGCCTCTGGTATTGCTGCTTGCAATCAATTCATGATTCTTTTTTTGATTAGTTAATAAACctaatgatttatttacagattATTCAAGATGCTTTTATTACAAGATTGATATAACAATTTAgcaaaaatgttattattttcagtattttattattattattattattattattattattattattattattattattattagtagtagtagtagtagtagtagtagtagtagtagtagtagtagtagtagtagtagtagtatgaCAATAATAATAGATCCTATTTTTCAGGCACCCAGACAGCTCACCTGTTAGTGTGCACCCGAAGTATGGAGACCGAGTTCACTGTAGTGTAGCACAGCTCAAGTGTGCCTTCTAGTGatataatgaaaacaacagcaaaacaaacagcacaaccAGGTTTCTCCGGGTGCTATACAAGGTAGCTGCTGTGTCCAAATTCTACTGTCCGAGTCCATTTAGCTAAAATCATTATCTTATTGTGTCTTTTTACTCCATCTGTAGAGTCTGTGGATTTCCTATTTGTGGATTTCTAGTACAGCTTACAGATTATTCTACTAACTATTAATTTTACAGCCGTTACCCTTCACCTCAAACCATTTGCTTTGGCTGTGTGCGTTATCTACTGTGTCATGCAGCACAAAGAGGAGCAATGAGTCAGAGTTTAGTTAATCATTACTTTTCTACGAGAGCCCTTTAAAAACGATCAGATCACAGCCACTGACAAACGGCCACCATGAAGGACAGAGAGCGTTTCTCTGTTTGCATCCTGCTGGTACTTTGTGTGACGTGGAGCGCAGATGGAGGGAATATTCTGGTGTGGTACACTGAAGGCAGCCACTGGATTAACATGAAGCCTGTGCTGGAGACGCTGGTGGACAGGGGACACCAGGTGACTGTTTTGGTTCCGAGCGCATCAATGTTCATGAACAAAAGTGAGCCTTCCCGCTTCAGCTACGAACCCTTCAACGTCTCTGTCTCAGTGGAGGACATGCAAAGGATGATGGAAAAAATGCTTCACTTTTCAATATATGAGATGCCTCATATGAGCTACTTAGAAATATACATCAAATTCACAAGTATGATAAAGGACAACATGCAGTACTCTTTGAAGTTTCTGGATGGCGTGCTGAAATCAGAGACCACAATGAAGAGGCTAAAGGAGGGAAAATATGACCTTCTCCTGGCTGACCCCATCTACCCCGGCAGTGACttaacagcagacattttgggCCTCCCCCTGGTTTTCTCCCTGCGCTTTTCCATGGCCCATAACTGGGAGAGACTGTGTGGTCAGCTACCTGCTCCACCTTCTTTTGTCCCCGGCGCTATGAGCAAACTGACGGACAAGATGGACTTCATGGAGCGAGTGTGGAACTTCCTCTTCTATGCATTGCAGGATGCTTTGTTTGATTACACTCTTTGGTCAGATTTAGATAAATATTACTCTGAAGTCAAAGGTGAGTAACTCAGGAACAAGAAGCACTGTGTGTAACATCACCTTCTCTATGGACAACACAAAGTGCAATGATAATTTAATTGCTTTTGATAAAGTACAGTGATCTTCTATTTAATCATTCCTGATAATTGAAGTAAATTTGATAATGATCTGTCTCACCTAAGTATTGGTGACACTTTGCAATGGTTGGCTCTTGTCTATTACTTGTGACAGGAAAACCCACCAGTGCCTGTGAGATGATGGGTAGAGCAGACATCTGGTTGCTGCGAACCTACTGGAATTTTGATTTCCCTCGTCCGTTCCTCCCCAACTTCAAATTTGTTGGTGGGATCCACTGCAAACCTGCTAAACCATTACCAAAGGTAGGGTGGTCTTTTCCATTAAGAGGCCTATTAATCTTTTAATACATGACCACAGTGTTTCTGATTATATAATGAAGAGAATCAGTCACcaaactgcagagaaaagaaaagaaatagcTGGTTGGTTTGTATTGAGATAATGTTACATCTTCTTGTAGGATATGGAAAAGTTTGTGCAGAGTTCTGGAGACGCTGGCATCGTGGTCTTCACTTTGGGATCATTCATCAAGAACATCACCATGGAGAAGTCAAACATGATCGCATCGGCCCTCGCTCAGATCCCACAAAAGGTCTGTGGCACAAGAGCATGTTGGTAGCAAATTGGCTATGATGCATGGTCACATTCTTTGCAAGTTCAATTCAAGCCAGAGTCACAGGTCAACCTTAATTACGCTCACCCGtttcctgcctgcctctctgcaGTAACtgttcagtaaaaaaacaaaaatgacaaaaaaaagcagaggacaATCTCTATGTGCCAACTGGAATTAACTTGAATGAGCCTTAAACATGTGACCATTTGACAGTGTTCTGCtgtacatttccatgttttAGCTGACTAAATGCAGAttatttgcacttttttttcatttctaccGACAGCTTTCACAGCAATCTGGACAGTCATTTATTTCAgtagaaaatacatttgcagGGACTAGAAAGTAGCTCAAAATAGTCAAGCCATCAAAGTAAACATTCAGTGGTGTCACATGGCAATGCAGCTGCAAGCCTATGGGTCTATTTTAACTGTTAACTTAATAAGGCTAAAGGCTTTTTGCAATGCTATGCCAGGTGGTTGCGTgtgccaagttttttttttttaaagtcactgttttaAAAAGTAGTATCAGTTGCTATGTAACTAACAACAAAAGTGCAACACAATGTTAACAATGATGGATTACTATCTGAAGCAAAGTTCAAGtatgaaaaatgatttggtATCATTTTGGCATTCAATAAAACTCAACACCTTTGTGCAGGGTTAGAAGTTTATCAGATTATGATAGGAGACCAACTGTAACACTTGATTTGTAGTACGTATTAAGGTTATAATGacatggcatttttttctgGTTGAGTCTGGAAATTGGTGTGGAAATATATGCCTTCGGGGTTGTAAGACATGTATACCTTTCAAGACGATTTGTTGATGGTGGAGATTAGATCTTTATAAACCTTAGGGACAATAAAAAATCATATTGGATAGATTTTATATGTACACCAAAACCACAATACCAACCACAGAAGAGGTCAAATACTACCATTCTCCCTTATTCTTTCAGCATGTACTTTTAAATGTACTGCTATGCAGTACAATGTATTATGATGATAAATTAGCACTCTGTTAGTCTAACAGGGGGGTTTGCCATTGTTTAAAGGTGCTGTGGAGATACAGTGGAGCAAAACCAGAGACTCTGGGTGCCAACACTAGGTTATACGACTGGATCCCTCAGAATGACCTACTGGGTGAGTTAAACTTTTATAAAAACCTACTAAGGAGGCCTTCACAACAGTAattctcatttatttatgaagtTTGATTGTACAAAATCCTAAACAAGATCATAGAATCTCTGCAATTTCttataatattaaaatatatacataagCATTATGAAATGTGGCTCCCATTTCTTCAGATCATCTTAGACTTTTCCTGTTCTTCTTTCAAATATTTGTAAATCTTAACTGGAGTCCAGCTTTGATACATTCAATTGATTGAACGTGGCTGGTAGGCAGTAAGCACACAGCTGTCAATGCATATGAAtttcaatttttcttttaattcactGCAAACACTTTTAAgtaatctgttttcacttgaaCATTATGGGTGTTcactgatgaggaaaaaaaatatttaaattcagaatacaaatacaaaaaagaaaaattcatgAAAAGTAAAGGTGTCTGAATACTTTCTGGATGCACAACGTGTTAGTCATGATTTCTGTTACTCTATCAGGTCACCCCAAGACCAGAGCTTTCATCACCCATGGTGGCTCAAATGGGATTTATGAGGCCATCTACCACGGTGTCCCCATGGTGGGCATCCCCCTGTTCGGTGACCAGCCAGACAACATGGTCCATATGAAGGCTAAAGGAGTTGCTACTACTGTGGAATTGAACTTTATGAAGACAGAGGACCTGAGAGATGCAATCAATACTGTCATCAATGACAAATTGTAAGTTCTCATATCTACCTACACAAGATACTGAAAAATCTTTTTCTAGCAATTCTCTTcttgctcatttgttttttggcagGCTACACGTGTATTGAGGTATTACTGCTGTCTCTTACTAAAAGTGCTGCACAATTGATAAAGTTCACAATGCATCACAAGCTATTTATGTATCATGCATCAGCGTACCTCAATGACAAAATGTGTACTGCTTAGCAGGTCTGTGTAATGGCCTTTTGAAAATCTGAgttcttaaaataaaacttaattcCTTATCATCCCCACTCTTGTGGAGGCAAAGAAACTTAagtataaatatacaaaaaccaTAAAACATaattccacattttcacacttgtaTATCAATGTTCATAGGTACAAGGAAAACGCCATGCGGCTGTCCAGTATCCACCATGACAGACCAGTGAGCCCTCTGGATGAGTCAGTATTCTGGATCGAGTTCACCATGAGAAACAAAGGGGCCCAGCACCTAAGGGTCCAGGCCCATGAGCTTACCTGGTACCAGTATCACAGCCTGGATGTCCTGGTCTTCCTCCTAACCATGGTTTTGCTCCTCATAATCATCTTCATCAAGACCTGCAGGTTCTGTTTACGAGTGTGCTGTGGCAGAAagggaaagacaaagagaaaggcTGAATAACTGACTTAATTCAAATGCAGCTGTCTAAAGCACagatgagtgaaaaaaaataaaataagtgtcCAGTTGGCCTAAAGCATGTGATGAACCACAATGCCCCAGCTGGAACTAAGTTGCTCAGGACAATTGTCACTGCAACTAATTGACGCATAGAAACTTAAGAGAAATTTCAACAACACAGATTTACATCTAGCAGATGACTGGACAATATACGGTCAGTGTGCTAAATTGTGGCCAAATTACTGCACAAGGCAGCTTTAATTTTGGATACAAATGTTTATCTCTAATTTTCCAATCTGCTAAAACAGTACCTTCCAGTAAAATCTGGACTTGTTGGATTTGACAAAAAACCTAATCATATATAAGTCACAGATCCTCTCCACACATGTCACATGAACTACAAATTGAATTGAGTCTATGACTGGTGAATGTTCCACTTCTCAATGCTGGTTCACTTGCCTTACACATAAAGATGACTACATAACATCATACAGGGAAGTGATCCAATACCTTTCTCTCTTAAGAGGAGAGATGAAATAATATCTCctgctgtgtctttgtgaatgaatgtatttgcaaattggcaaaaaaaaaaaaatggcagttttgttgtgtctctaaaaataaaagtgtatgGTTTGGACCTGCTCTTTTTGAAAAAGTGTCATGTGATAACTTTTGCTCTGTTTGTGGAGGCTATATAAATTAAACTGACTTGATTTGAAATGTGGTGAGATGTGCTGAGCCTTTGTCAGAAGGACAGCTGTCCACCTACTCTTAGCAGTCCATCCCCTCAAATAGGGCTCAGCTAGTAGATAGGACTTACCCAACAACAGTGTACAAATCTTGACGTTAAATCTTTCCTTTGGAGAAACTGGACTAAAGCATTTTTGCAGCTGATAGGTCATGTGTCTCACTGAGCCTCTGGCTTTCAAAATCTCAAAGTCAATATAATTGAGATCCACAGGTGTTCAGAAGCACTTTACACTATAGCTtggtaaaaacacagaaacattttcagtaatAACATATGTAACACGGTATTAagggtaaaaaataaaaaccccaaGGGTAATGATGAGGAAACATATTTAGCAATgaggcaaaacatttttgtaatagTATAATAATTtggtaaatatatacataataaaATGGTAACCTGCAAATGATAATATGTTAACATGGTCACATAAATGCGGTAATGACTTTATAATGAGGCAATACAGGTTGATGTTTTATAGGCTACCTTAAGCATCAAAAAGTCAACATTAGTAATATCCATAGTTTTGCTGAAATTCATATTCCCTGATGTTCCAAACATGTACTTTCTTTCTAGTGCATACTTTACATTATGTTTGTTATAATCACTCATAGCCAGACCTATCTCCAGCACTGACAAAGTGTTGTGGGTCATTGAAGGTtggttttcacttgtttttcataaatatcACAAGCAATGCTTCTGAATCAATCCCTCAATGTGAAAGGAAGTTCTGAAATGACAACGACAACGTGTGCCTTCTGATATGCTTTTACCTTCACTGCCTTTGTTGATGATCAGCCTTAACGCACAGCACATACAGGTTTCTCTAGATCCTTGACAAAAAACTTTTTCCATGTATCCAAGCCCATTTAGCTGAAATCATTCTTATTGTGTCTTATTTTACTTCATCTCTCTACAGCTAACAATCCGTGGATTCCTATTACAGGTTACAggatattctgttttatttgtttaataaagATATACTACAACTACTGACTTAATTTTACAGCTGCTACCTATTACCACTAACTATTGGCTTGGGTTAGGTAAGTTATCTAGTGTCATGCAGCACAAAGGGGAGCTACGAGCCAGAGTTCAGGCTCGTAAagttaataattatttttctaCAGTGCCTTTCAAAAGCGATCCGGACACAGCGGGATTTCCCACTGACAAACAGCCACCATGAAGCTCGGAGAACGTTTCTCTGTTTGCATCCTGCTGGTACTTTGTGTGACGTGGAGCGCAGATGGAGGGAATATTCTGGTGTGGTACACTGAAGGCAGCCACTGGATTAACATGAAGCCTGTGCTGGAGACGCTGGTGGACAGGGGACACCAGGTGACAGTTTTGGTTCCGAGCACATCAATGTTCATGAACAAAAGTGAGTCTTCCCGCTTCAGCTATGAACCCTTTAACGTCTCTTTCTCATTGGAGGAAATGGTGGACTTCTTTAATGAGTACCTTTACTTCTCCATGTACGAGATTGATCATATGAGCTACTTCCAGATTTACATGAGATACATGGAGCTGATGACGACTGACTTGCAGTACTCTTTGAAGTACTTGGATGGTGTGCTGAAATCAGAGACCACAATGAAGAGgctgaaggagagaaaatatGACCTTCTCCTGGCTGATCCCATTTACCCTGGCAGTGACCtaactgcag is a window from the Acanthopagrus latus isolate v.2019 chromosome 5, fAcaLat1.1, whole genome shotgun sequence genome containing:
- the LOC119020094 gene encoding UDP-glucuronosyltransferase 2A1-like isoform X2, whose product is MKLRERFSVCILLVLCVTWSADGGNILVWYTEGSHWINMKPVLETLVDRGHQVTVLVPSTSMYMNKSEPSRFSYEPFNVSVSKEDMQRMMEKALYFSIYEMPHMSYLEIYIKFMSIIKDNMQYSLKFLDGVLKSETTMKRLKERKYDLLLADPIFPGSDLTADILGLPLVFSLRFSMAHNWERLCGQLPAPPSFVPGAVSKLTDKMDFMERVWNFLFYTLQDAVFNYIFWPELDKYYSEVKDGSHWINMKPVLETLVDRGHQVTVLVPSASMFMNKSEPSRFSYEPFNVSVSVEDMQRMMEKMLHFSIYEMPHMSYLEIYIKFTSMIKDNMQYSLKFLDGVLKSETTMKRLKEGKYDLLLADPIYPGSDLTADILGLPLVFSLRFSMAHNWERLCGQLPAPPSFVPGAMSKLTDKMDFMERVWNFLFYALQDALFDYTLWSDLDKYYSEVKGKPTSACEMMGRADIWLLRTYWNFDFPRPFLPNFKFVGGIHCKPAKPLPKDMEKFVQSSGDAGIVVFTLGSFIKNITMEKSNMIASALAQIPQKVLWRYSGAKPETLGANTRLYDWIPQNDLLGHPKTRAFITHGGSNGIYEAIYHGVPMVGIPLFGDQPDNMVHMKAKGVATTVELNFMKTEDLRDAINTVINDKLYKENAMRLSSIHHDRPVSPLDESVFWIEFTMRNKGAQHLRVQAHELTWYQYHSLDVLVFLLTMVLLLIIIFIKTCRFCLRVCCGRKGKTKRKAE